In Fragaria vesca subsp. vesca linkage group LG5, FraVesHawaii_1.0, whole genome shotgun sequence, the genomic stretch GTAAGTGTCTTATTCAAATCTATTTGTGTTTGACTTTCACTTTTGTAGCTTCTGACCTACCGGATGAGCTATGTATTTTACTTTGCACTATTAATGGTAGTGATTAATAGAATACCTGTTCCAGTGCGTATGAGTTCCTGTATATAGTTGTGTCTCGTTAAAAGGGAGTTCAAGTGTCTTCTCTCGAATTTGTCTGCTCATCACAAATAGTACTTGGTTTTACCCTTGTTTATCACCTTCATTAGATTGAAGGATTGGGATAGTGTTATGTTTTTATCACTGTATAGCATGAATCATCTGTGTGTAAGCCCACAGGGATCTCAATTCTAAGGGAACAATTACTACTAGTTTGGTTGTCTGCCATATACATGATCCGTTCTTTCAAATTTGACCTGATTTGAGAGATAATTTGCTCTCTATAAAAACTTTAATTTCATCTGCATTGGCTGGGCAACCTCACGTTCTTTTAAAAAGTTTTCTGTGGAGTTCTTTATGACATCTTCTATTTGTTTGTTGTTTAAGGCGGAAGAAGCGGCAATTGCTGCATTGAAGAGAGCACTGGGTGCATTGAACACATATCTTGCTTCTAGCACATACCTTGTTGGGCATTCTGTCACTCTTGCCGACATTGTTATGACATGCAATTTGTTTATGGGCTTCACCAGACTCATGACTAAGAGCTTCACTTCAGAGTTTCCTCATGTTGAGAGATACTTCTGGACAATGGTCAATCAACCAAACTTCAAAAAGGTATTGCGTGAGGTCAAGCAGACAGATTCTGTGCCTGCTGTTCAATCTGCAAAGAAGCCTGCCCCTGCCAAAGAATCTGCTAAACCCAAGGCTAAGGAGGAGCCAAAGAAAGAAGCCAAGGAGCTGGCAAAGCCAAAAGTAGAAGCTGAGGAGGAAGAGGCACCAAAGCCAAAACCCAAGAATGCTCTTGATCTGCTTCCTCCAAGTAAGATGATATTGGATGACTGGAAAAGGCTTTACTCTAACACGAAGACCAACTTCCGTGAGGTGGCAATTAAAGGTAATCATCTCAATGCATTACCCTTAACAGTTCAATATTGATGATTAAGAGAAACAAGGTTTGACGTTTGAAAATAACATGCCTGCATCAATTTCACTTATTTTGATTGGTTCATGCATAAAGTGTGGAATACTATCATTGGGTTATGGTGTTAAAGTAGGATACCCAACAAGTATGTGATTCCTTGTTAACATAATTAGATTCTGACATGTGATTCCTTGTTAATCATTGCAGGATTCTGGGACATGTATGATCCTGAAGGATACTCTCTCTGGTTCTGTGATTACAAGTACAATGATGAGAATACCGTTTCCTTTGTGACACTGAACAAGGTTGGTGGATTTCTTCAGCGGATGGATCTGGCCCGCAAGTATGCTTTTGGGAAGATGCTAATTATTGGTGCAAACCCACCATACAAGGTGAAGGGCTTGTGGCTCTTCCGTGGCCCAGAAATCCCTGAATTTGTGATGCAAGAGTGCTATGACATGGAGCTCTATGAGTGGACCAAGGTTGACATCTCAGATGAAAACCAAAAGGAGCGTGTGAGTCAGATGATTGAAGACCAGGAGCCTTTTGAGGGAGAGCCTCTACTGGATGCCAAGTGCTTCAAGTGAAATATCTAATTTTCAGTTGTGTTTTTGTCTCAGTTTTGTGTTAGCTTGTTTCCGTTGGTTTTTTTTCTCTTTTTTTTTTTTCTTTCCAGACAGCAGTCTAGCCTTTGAGTGACTAGTTTAATTTATAATTCTTGCTTTTGCCATTTCATTTTGGATCTTTATACATATTCTAAGATGTATGTTTATTATCAGAATTAACCCGTGGTATATTTACATATCAATTAGTTTACATGGTGTGGTTGTGTTACACATGTCAATTAGTTTACCTGGTGTGTTTGTTATAGACGCATCGAGCCTTTGATGTTACACGGCCTTCTTTTCCGTCTCTTAAATGTTTTTTTTTTTGGTCGAATCCGTCTCTTAAATGTTGATGCCTTGATTCAGGTGCTCTTTTGCTAGCCCTGTCAAAGAAACAGAATTTTATGTTACTGCCCCTGCATACTAGCTAGGACTCTTTGATGTGCTGGGGTGGATTCATCTTCAACTGACCGTCATCAGTTTGCAGGTTTGGTGTCATCTAAATCACCTGGCTTGGTTTGTTACTCGGCTATGATAATTGGGTTGTTTGAGGCAGTAAAATGATGAGATCTTACACAGAGGGTGAGGCCACGATAATGTCGTAGATGTCGTAGTTGGAGGATCCCTAGTCCATGGTTATTGGTTTGTTAGTAGAGACGAACTATGCTTTGTTCTTCTAGGAAATATTCAGCAGATGACTAGAGCGCTAGTGAAAGCTTCTGCTTCAAGAGGTGGTAATATTCAGTAAATTGGAAGAGGAAAGTTACTTTGATGCCTATGTTAATGAGCGAGTGACGCTGGGATTGATCGGTTTCCTTGAGCGCTCTTCTTACCATGTGTACTCCCCGACTAGTGTGCATAGTGATGTGCAATGTCGCCAGTCAGGAGTTGGTGGATCCATTAGGCCTTTCTCAAGACAATGTGGGGGTGCACAGCCCAGTTGACTGATTTGGTTGATCGATTTTGCCTTATTTGATCTATTTCGAAAGATTTAAGAACATAAGCCACCCTTAGCTATTTTAATGTCATAAACCATATGCGAGGTCGACATAAAAACATGTCTTGGTGACAAAGAACCAAGTAGCCGGCCACCAAGACACACAAGAAGGAAGAGACAAATAATGATAGGTTGCGGACTTGTTCCCCCAACAATGTGTTTGGCATGCACTTTCCTGTGAAACTCTAGTAATCTAGTACGGGAAACTCTGGAGCAATTCACTATTTCGGTGCTTGCCCAAGTGTTTCCACAAACTCATGGTAATTGACTCATATTCTTTACATATAAAAAAATAAAAAATTTGTATAACAACATAGAGTCGCTCACTACACCTGAAAAAAAATACGACAATTTTCTATCTTGGAAGCTCATTTCTTGTAAATTTGGTAGCCTTCAGTTGTGAGAAAGCATTACCAGGATCTCGACCCTCTTCCATGTCCCTCCTAGTTTTCTCTACTTTGTCAAGTACCCCATTAACTGCTATGTTAAATGCATCTTCAAGTGTCTCCAGTCCAGATGCCCTTGGATCTGCATATATTATTCGCGGAATCAACCTTATAACCTGCTCCCTCATTGCCACTACTTTCTGT encodes the following:
- the LOC101305666 gene encoding elongation factor 1-gamma-like, translated to MALVLHAGSTNKNAYKTLIAAEYTGVKVALAPNFEMGVSNKTPEFLKMNPIGKVPVLETPDGPIFESNAIARYVTRLQADNPLYGSSSIDYAHIEQWIDFGSLEIDANLGNWLRPRMGRGVYLPPAEEAAIAALKRALGALNTYLASSTYLVGHSVTLADIVMTCNLFMGFTRLMTKSFTSEFPHVERYFWTMVNQPNFKKVLREVKQTDSVPAVQSAKKPAPAKESAKPKAKEEPKKEAKELAKPKVEAEEEEAPKPKPKNALDLLPPSKMILDDWKRLYSNTKTNFREVAIKGFWDMYDPEGYSLWFCDYKYNDENTVSFVTLNKVGGFLQRMDLARKYAFGKMLIIGANPPYKVKGLWLFRGPEIPEFVMQECYDMELYEWTKVDISDENQKERVSQMIEDQEPFEGEPLLDAKCFK